Proteins encoded together in one Pseudomonadota bacterium window:
- a CDS encoding glycosyltransferase, protein MQLSEDEVYDAHVDRLLSIITVCRNDVLRLKKTIISLGAFYGDERFEHLVVDGSSTDNTRHLVEPFIAETNFKYHVVTDCGIFDAMNLGISYSRSPLLLFLNCGDTVIGSPDEFYAAFCKLTRQNNSEPDIACFPIRQVVGDVFKTLVPKTSSRHKMPTSHQGMIFGKQFILRNRYETIYKIAGDYDLYLRAERITVLGAEICQSLVAVEAEGYASAHPVRAYCEYIIIASRRLKGAPKLMAIFLIMARALLVIPIKLFLPSKWILILKGI, encoded by the coding sequence ATGCAACTTAGCGAGGACGAGGTTTACGACGCTCATGTTGATAGGCTTCTCTCGATTATTACAGTTTGCCGTAATGACGTTCTGAGATTAAAGAAAACAATAATCAGCTTGGGTGCTTTTTATGGCGATGAGAGATTTGAGCATTTAGTTGTTGATGGAAGTTCCACAGATAACACTAGGCACTTAGTAGAACCTTTCATAGCAGAAACGAATTTTAAATATCATGTAGTCACTGATTGCGGAATATTTGACGCGATGAATCTTGGTATATCGTATTCTCGATCGCCGTTATTACTATTTTTGAATTGCGGCGATACCGTGATCGGAAGTCCGGATGAATTTTATGCAGCTTTTTGCAAATTAACCAGGCAAAATAACAGTGAACCGGATATAGCCTGTTTCCCTATTCGTCAGGTGGTTGGCGATGTTTTTAAAACGCTTGTGCCAAAGACTTCCTCTCGCCATAAGATGCCAACATCTCACCAAGGTATGATATTCGGTAAACAATTTATCCTAAGAAATCGATATGAAACGATATACAAAATAGCTGGTGATTATGATCTGTATCTTCGGGCCGAGAGGATTACTGTTCTCGGAGCGGAAATATGTCAGAGTTTGGTGGCGGTTGAGGCTGAAGGTTATGCTTCTGCTCATCCTGTCAGGGCATATTGTGAATACATTATTATTGCTTCCCGCAGGTTGAAGGGCGCGCCTAAGTTAATGGCAATTTTCCTCATCATGGCTAGGGCGTTGCTTGTTATCCCTATAAAGTTATTTTTGCCTTCTAAATGGATTTTGATCCTTAAAGGAATTTGA